Proteins encoded within one genomic window of Geotalea daltonii FRC-32:
- a CDS encoding NADH-quinone oxidoreductase subunit M yields the protein MNQMPALLSIITFLPLLGVLLLLFVNKNSHAVARGIALGVSLIVFLVSIPLITGFQNTAEFQFVEKVPWISAGPFQMSYHIGIDGISLWLVILTTFIMPIAILSTWTAVEEKVKEYMICLLLLEVGMLGAFIAIDLFLFYIFWEVMLIPMYFIIGIWGGKNKIYAAVKFFIYTMVGSLLMLVALIALYFKAGGGDFNLLKFYQLSLDPVTQTWMFLAFALAFAIKVPMFPLHTWLPDAHTEAPTAGSVILAAVLLKMGTYGFVRFAIPLFPLATDQFTPLIATLSVIGIIYAALVAMVQEDVKKLVAYSSVAHLGFVMLGVFALNEQGIAGGMLQMLNHGVSTGALFLIVGFIYERRHTRLITDFGGLSKQMPVFATIFMIVTLSSIGLPGTNGFVGEFLVLIGSFESSIRWYSVIATSGVILSAVYMLWMFQRVMFGELNNPKNQVLKDLNAREIAIMLPLLVLIFFMGVYPRPFLDKMSPSIVNLVQHVKTKQAAANPQLTVSQPVQAIPAVPIADPHAATPAEVK from the coding sequence ATGAACCAGATGCCTGCGTTACTGAGCATAATAACTTTCCTGCCGCTGTTGGGGGTTTTACTCCTGCTGTTCGTCAACAAGAACAGCCATGCAGTCGCGAGAGGTATCGCCCTTGGCGTTTCTCTGATAGTTTTCCTAGTTTCTATTCCGTTGATTACCGGTTTTCAGAACACCGCCGAGTTCCAGTTTGTTGAAAAAGTGCCCTGGATATCAGCCGGACCGTTCCAGATGAGCTACCACATAGGCATCGACGGTATCAGCCTGTGGCTTGTCATTCTTACCACCTTCATTATGCCTATCGCCATTCTTTCGACATGGACCGCAGTCGAAGAAAAGGTGAAAGAGTATATGATCTGTCTGCTTCTTCTTGAAGTCGGCATGCTTGGTGCCTTCATCGCCATCGACCTCTTCCTCTTCTATATCTTCTGGGAAGTAATGCTGATCCCAATGTATTTCATCATCGGTATCTGGGGTGGCAAGAACAAGATATATGCCGCTGTGAAGTTCTTCATTTATACCATGGTTGGTTCACTGCTCATGCTGGTGGCATTGATAGCCCTTTACTTCAAGGCCGGTGGCGGAGATTTCAATCTTCTCAAGTTTTACCAGCTTTCATTGGATCCGGTAACCCAGACCTGGATGTTTCTGGCTTTTGCCCTGGCCTTTGCTATCAAGGTACCGATGTTTCCGCTCCATACCTGGCTGCCTGATGCCCATACCGAAGCCCCAACGGCTGGTTCGGTAATACTGGCGGCTGTGCTTTTGAAGATGGGTACCTACGGTTTCGTTCGTTTCGCTATTCCGCTCTTTCCTCTGGCAACCGATCAGTTTACACCGCTTATCGCGACCCTGTCGGTTATTGGTATAATTTATGCCGCTCTGGTGGCGATGGTACAAGAGGACGTCAAGAAGCTGGTCGCTTATTCATCTGTTGCCCATCTTGGCTTCGTCATGCTCGGTGTCTTTGCATTAAATGAGCAGGGCATTGCCGGTGGTATGCTGCAGATGCTCAATCATGGCGTTTCCACCGGCGCATTGTTCCTTATTGTTGGTTTCATTTATGAACGCCGGCATACCAGGCTTATTACAGATTTCGGCGGTCTCTCCAAACAGATGCCGGTATTCGCTACCATCTTCATGATTGTTACTCTCTCTTCCATCGGCCTCCCGGGGACCAACGGCTTTGTCGGCGAATTCCTGGTTCTGATCGGATCTTTCGAGAGCAGTATCAGATGGTACTCGGTGATTGCTACCAGCGGAGTCATACTCTCCGCCGTGTACATGCTGTGGATGTTCCAACGCGTAATGTTCGGAGAACTCAACAATCCGAAAAACCAGGTTCTCAAGGACCTGAATGCACGGGAAATTGCAATCATGCTCCCACTACTGGTACTTATCTTCTTCATGGGAGTTTACCCACGCCCGTTCCTCGACAAAATGAGCCCTTCCATTGTGAACCTGGTTCAGCATGTCAAGACGAAGCAGGCTGCTGCAAATCCACAACTAACTGTTTCCCAACCGGTGCAGGCAATTCCTGCCGTCCCGATTGCAGATCCACACGCAGCAACCCCAGCAGAAGTGAAATAG